In Hippoglossus hippoglossus isolate fHipHip1 chromosome 24, fHipHip1.pri, whole genome shotgun sequence, a single genomic region encodes these proteins:
- the LOC117758066 gene encoding hydroxycarboxylic acid receptor 2-like: MTISQNMFTNNETDDCNVPNKSTYDALSWLMVGEFMLGLPLNLSVLYIFIFRFKFWKNKSILLFNIVVADFLLVVCLPARAYNYQNGLRRSEDNVVCKIMLFMLFLNRGASITFLITLTIDRYFNVVHLGRRNFVKGLKKSPQFSIIIWVLLLPLTIPTMLQKNGCCNSLGRNEDTQDVVDILREVVFFSEILIPFVILVFCTVRIVHRLRKKTVGEKAKLRRAMWLVMSVVVVFSVCFLPCAVARAVLLIVRRKAKGRRPRTPWCRCTTASWFCLTPTACWTRWSTA, translated from the exons ATGACCATCAGCCAAAACATGTTTACAAATAATGAAACTGACGACTGCAATGTACCCAATAAGTCCACGTATGACGCTCTCTCCTGGCTGATGGTTGGAGAGTTCATGCTGGGTCTGCCGCTCAACCTATCGGTCCTCTACATCTTCATCTTCAG ATTCAAGTTCTGGAAGAACAAAAGCATCCTGCTCTTCAACATCGTGGTCGCTGACTTCCTGCTGGTGGTCTGTCTCCCTGCCAGGGCCTACAACTACCAGAACGGCCTGCGGCGCAGCGAGGACAACGTGGTGTGCAAGATCATGCTCTTCATGCTCTTTCTCAACCGAGGAGCCAGCATCACCTTCCTCATCACGCTGACCATCGACCGCTACTTCAACGTGGTCCACCTGGGGAGGAGGAACTTTGTCAAAGGGCTGAAGAAATCTCCCCAGTTCTCCATCATCATCTGggtcctgctgctgccgctcacCATCCCCACCATGCTCCAGAAAAACGGGTGCTGCAACAGCCTCGGACGAAATGAGGACACACAG GACGTGGTGGACATTTTGAGAGAGGTGGTCTTCTTCTCTGAGATCCTCATCCCCTTCGTCATCCTCGTCTTCTGCACGGTGCGCATCGTCCACCGGCTCAGGAAGAAGACCGTGGGGGAGAAGGCCAAACTGAGGAGAGCCATGTGGTTGGTCATGTCTGTGGTGGTGGTCTTCTCCGTCTGCTTCCTGCCCTGCGCTGTCGCCCGAGCGGTGCTGCTGATCGTTCGGCGGAAGG CGAAAGGCAGGAGGCCGAGGACGCCGTGGTGCAGGTGTACGACGGCCTCATGGTTCTGTCTTACACCGACTGCCTGCTGGACCCGCTGGTCTACTGCTTAA